One stretch of Tistrella mobilis DNA includes these proteins:
- a CDS encoding ABC transporter permease, producing MLRSLVGRPSGRVWTALRMGGLAIGLALRDIRMDRRLVLCMVLAMAAVLAPLLVLFGLKFGIVSGLREQLRSHPQMRELRPVGQFRLDDAWFDRLRDRDDVAFLVPNTRYLTATIRLGDGGRVAPLDTEMIPTAPGDPLFPAGIPIPETLTKVVLSRRAAEKLGLAAGDTVPGEIGRSVDDRRETLALDLTVVGVLPTEAFERDAAFVPLDLLLETERYREGMAAPLIGGTGTAPPEDPRTFASFRIYAGDVDQVEGLRDHLAAEHIDTLTRLSDIRLIQRFDTGLTFVFLIIAVLGGGGYLVSLAVSLAATMETRTRQFGLLRLVGFQSLSIGLFPLVHALITALAGSAVAIGVYYALEPAINAVFQQQLGFSDVVSRLTWEHLAIAIAGSTGAAVLASFFAAWRAMRVSPAQGLRDQ from the coding sequence ATGCTGCGGTCTCTGGTCGGGCGGCCGTCCGGCCGGGTGTGGACGGCGCTGCGCATGGGCGGGCTGGCGATCGGCCTGGCGCTGCGCGACATCCGCATGGATCGGCGCCTGGTGCTGTGCATGGTGCTGGCCATGGCGGCGGTGCTGGCCCCGCTGCTGGTGCTGTTCGGGCTGAAATTCGGCATCGTCAGCGGCCTGCGTGAGCAGTTGCGCAGCCACCCGCAGATGCGCGAACTGCGCCCGGTGGGTCAGTTCCGGCTGGACGACGCCTGGTTCGACCGGCTGCGCGACCGTGACGATGTGGCCTTTCTGGTGCCCAATACCCGCTATCTGACCGCCACCATCCGGCTTGGCGACGGCGGGCGCGTGGCGCCGTTGGACACCGAGATGATCCCCACCGCCCCCGGCGACCCGCTGTTTCCGGCCGGGATTCCCATCCCCGAGACGCTGACGAAAGTGGTGTTGAGCCGGCGCGCGGCCGAGAAACTGGGGCTTGCCGCCGGCGACACGGTACCGGGGGAGATCGGACGGAGCGTGGACGACCGGCGCGAGACGCTGGCGCTTGATCTGACGGTGGTGGGGGTGCTGCCCACCGAGGCCTTCGAACGTGATGCGGCCTTTGTGCCGCTTGACCTGCTGCTGGAAACCGAACGCTATCGCGAGGGCATGGCGGCGCCGCTGATCGGCGGCACCGGCACCGCACCGCCCGAGGACCCGCGCACCTTCGCCAGCTTCCGGATCTATGCGGGGGACGTCGATCAGGTAGAGGGGCTGCGCGATCATCTGGCGGCGGAACATATCGACACCCTGACGCGGCTGAGCGACATCCGGCTGATCCAGCGTTTCGACACCGGGTTGACCTTCGTGTTCCTGATCATCGCCGTTCTGGGCGGCGGCGGCTATCTGGTCAGCCTGGCCGTGAGCCTTGCGGCGACGATGGAAACCAGAACCCGGCAGTTCGGGCTGCTGCGTCTGGTCGGTTTTCAGTCGCTCAGCATCGGCCTGTTCCCCCTGGTGCATGCGCTGATCACCGCCCTGGCCGGATCGGCCGTGGCGATCGGGGTCTATTACGCGCTGGAGCCGGCGATCAACGCGGTGTTTCAGCAGCAGCTGGGCTTCAGTGACGTGGTATCCCGCCTGACCTGGGAACATCTGGCGATCGCGATCGCGGGGTCGACCGGGGCGGCGGTTCTGGCCTCGTTTTTTGCGGCCTGGCGGGCCATGCGGGTGTCGCCGGCACAGGGGCTGCGCGATCAATGA
- a CDS encoding SUMF1/EgtB/PvdO family nonheme iron enzyme, with protein MAGVFGSGARPARHARRLIGAAAILGVAAQAIPPATAEETTALPPSADAAWCGYDDPAWMREEDIYADDLGRTVQCPEPASAQTLPVELVLPMPCHRRMVFRKVSVLQDNILDYPVARLGMVTEPVDNAVLSTLVTAASSEAGGSAATGKEDIRQDTGLSMSLAAVVNQAANGAWTAPIGGGFTDPASDKAGMERVYYIGKYEVTAPQYAAFAPGGAVDCDASYKAALSVSVDADAAKKDAIRLEPGEVLAANKINWFDAVNFANAYSLWLLKENADKIAKGGIPLLPYEQSAPGFLRLPTEAEWEFAARGGIADQATQNSLMPQTAKGIAATPDNLVNRVQPIRGGPPLFLVGSKMPNLLGLYDVVGNVEEIVLDLFRPVGPGMMGGQSGGFLTRGGNSLITGAYSRAAVGTRTESRFYVNGSATRSNTVGFRLVLSAHFFVNDRQKTGWGEDSTSWVRGGQLARARLAAARMPEDVPGGARQADADRQLAGLQTQVESLQAKAATAAQEIDRLNAANAAYQARIAALQDDLAPKSAAPAEDTAATAAAREQLARLQAGHEQAQMEIARLQMELQAERAASGGRAAAADAANRLQGELERAQAEAKRLQTALQAQLVQLAAERDQARQRAVQLETDLNRAMAAADDGRAVEARLAGLLRERDQVRQENDRLRMALADAQEAADRQGELDRQLNRLQADVRQAQADNAEITGNLGVARQHLAAASAEARRGARDVRQERVRSAMLTVSAINMTERMIRSAAALADRARGNLAGLPAAERATAEASLAEIARRIDILETTNTAQFRFYLGTVLALGRGATEDVTAAVAAIRADLAAQGIVVLEQALALVERHLGVALQAGGAVPETVTRGWRDDITAVGRI; from the coding sequence ATGGCAGGGGTATTCGGGTCGGGCGCGCGACCGGCGCGCCATGCACGCCGCCTGATCGGAGCCGCGGCGATCCTGGGGGTGGCGGCACAGGCGATTCCACCGGCCACCGCCGAAGAGACGACGGCGCTTCCACCGTCGGCCGACGCGGCCTGGTGCGGCTATGACGACCCGGCCTGGATGCGGGAAGAGGATATCTATGCCGATGACCTGGGCCGGACCGTTCAATGCCCCGAACCGGCATCGGCCCAGACCCTGCCCGTGGAGCTGGTTCTGCCGATGCCCTGTCATCGGCGGATGGTGTTCCGCAAGGTATCGGTGTTGCAGGACAACATTCTGGACTACCCGGTGGCCAGGCTGGGCATGGTGACCGAGCCGGTGGACAACGCCGTTCTGAGCACGCTGGTGACGGCTGCTTCGTCGGAAGCCGGTGGTTCGGCGGCAACCGGCAAGGAAGATATCCGGCAGGATACAGGGCTGAGCATGAGCCTGGCCGCGGTTGTGAATCAGGCGGCAAACGGCGCCTGGACGGCACCGATCGGGGGCGGTTTCACCGATCCCGCCTCTGACAAAGCCGGCATGGAACGGGTGTATTATATCGGCAAATACGAGGTGACCGCGCCGCAATATGCCGCCTTCGCCCCAGGCGGTGCCGTGGATTGCGATGCCTCTTACAAGGCCGCTCTCTCGGTGTCGGTCGATGCGGATGCGGCGAAGAAAGATGCCATCCGCCTGGAGCCGGGCGAGGTGCTTGCGGCGAATAAAATTAACTGGTTCGACGCGGTCAACTTCGCTAACGCCTATTCCCTGTGGCTGTTGAAGGAGAATGCCGACAAGATCGCGAAAGGCGGCATCCCCCTGCTGCCCTATGAGCAGTCGGCCCCCGGATTTCTGCGCCTGCCGACCGAGGCCGAGTGGGAATTCGCCGCCCGCGGCGGGATTGCAGATCAGGCCACGCAGAACAGCCTGATGCCGCAGACGGCCAAGGGCATCGCCGCCACCCCGGACAATCTGGTCAACCGGGTTCAGCCGATAAGAGGTGGACCTCCGCTGTTTCTGGTCGGCAGTAAGATGCCCAATCTTCTGGGCCTGTACGACGTGGTCGGCAATGTGGAAGAGATCGTGCTCGATCTGTTCCGGCCGGTCGGGCCCGGGATGATGGGCGGCCAGTCCGGCGGTTTCCTCACCAGGGGCGGCAACAGCCTGATTACCGGCGCGTACTCCAGAGCGGCGGTCGGCACGCGCACGGAAAGCCGGTTCTATGTCAACGGGAGCGCGACCAGGAGCAACACGGTCGGCTTTCGGCTGGTGCTGTCGGCACACTTCTTCGTGAATGATCGTCAGAAGACGGGCTGGGGGGAGGATTCCACAAGCTGGGTCCGGGGCGGACAGCTGGCCCGGGCGCGCCTGGCGGCGGCCCGCATGCCCGAGGACGTTCCGGGCGGTGCCCGTCAGGCGGATGCCGACCGGCAGCTTGCCGGGCTGCAGACGCAGGTGGAGAGCCTGCAGGCGAAGGCGGCCACCGCGGCGCAGGAGATCGACAGGCTGAACGCGGCCAACGCCGCCTATCAGGCCCGGATCGCGGCGCTGCAGGACGATCTTGCGCCCAAGTCTGCCGCCCCTGCCGAGGACACCGCCGCCACGGCGGCTGCGCGTGAGCAACTGGCCCGGTTGCAGGCCGGGCATGAGCAGGCGCAGATGGAGATCGCCCGGCTTCAGATGGAACTGCAAGCCGAACGCGCGGCCAGCGGTGGTCGGGCGGCTGCCGCCGATGCGGCCAACCGCCTGCAGGGCGAGCTGGAGCGGGCGCAGGCGGAAGCCAAGAGGTTGCAGACCGCCTTGCAGGCGCAGCTGGTGCAGCTTGCGGCTGAACGCGACCAGGCCCGACAGAGGGCGGTGCAGCTTGAGACGGACCTTAACCGCGCCATGGCGGCCGCCGACGACGGCCGGGCCGTCGAAGCGCGCCTTGCCGGGCTGCTGAGGGAACGCGATCAGGTCCGGCAGGAGAACGACCGGCTGCGCATGGCGCTGGCGGATGCGCAAGAGGCGGCGGATCGCCAGGGCGAACTGGACCGGCAGCTGAACAGGCTGCAGGCCGATGTCCGGCAGGCGCAGGCCGATAATGCCGAAATCACCGGCAATCTGGGTGTGGCGCGCCAGCATCTGGCGGCGGCCTCTGCCGAGGCGCGGCGCGGCGCGCGCGATGTCCGCCAGGAACGGGTGCGATCGGCCATGCTGACCGTTTCGGCGATCAACATGACCGAGCGCATGATCCGCTCTGCCGCTGCCCTCGCCGATCGGGCGCGGGGCAATCTGGCGGGGCTGCCGGCGGCAGAGCGCGCCACGGCCGAGGCCAGCCTCGCCGAGATCGCCCGCCGCATCGACATTCTGGAAACGACCAATACCGCGCAGTTCCGTTTCTATCTGGGCACGGTGCTGGCATTGGGTCGTGGTGCCACCGAGGACGTGACGGCGGCGGTGGCGGCGATACGGGCGGATCTGGCGGCCCAGGGGATCGTGGTTCTGGAGCAGGCCCTCGCCCTGGTGGAGCGGCATCTGGGGGTGGCGCTTCAGGCGGGCGGGGCCGTGCCTGAAACCGTGACCCGTGGCTGGCGGGACGACATCACGGCGGTGGGGCGGATATGA
- a CDS encoding TonB-dependent receptor domain-containing protein: MRPIVVGIWAATAVMAGGPAAMPAQAQALADPAAARPLNFPARPLGEALADLGAQTGFEVVYPTDLVAGRVSAAVQGVMTPAEALERMLAGTGLEAVAVAGGGTTLRPVSGGTPAAVTLEALTVTAQKREQTPDEVPFAMTVLPRVELEEAGVEAVGDLSRVVPGVEIADNVQSRRYSTFTIRGLGDRTFNPDSASVGVYVDEVFRPVTAAEMDLLDVEQVEVLKGPQGTLYGRNSIGGAINVTTRAPSMTGTEAEMELGVGDYAAKEARLYLGAPLVRDRLAGSVTVAMRDRDGYVDNIAPGKGELDPLRSEAVRLKLVATPNDRLRLEPVIAYTNETGGSPLPLLSTGLPGRREIYDEGDFRSVRERTDLSLRASWQASDDLELTSITAFARTRDVLETSNATAGFGRLPGSYGDEAERTKEVSQEIRLATPDDGRPVYWTLGGTWYRTSYDNRYDYYDVFDTYTSQTITAADYDIEGYAAFADVAWRATERLTFTLGGRYTHEEKELTLDDYGSYFGLEGRAIEHQQGSFVAFSPAVSARYAVTSDITAYARIAHGFKPGGFVVYGLGDPIAGTKNTGFASESAVTYEIGMKSHLLDQRLDLDVALYHSDVSDQQYQTYDGATLQFLYDNADVRIWGAEVQARAWITDRFDVSASLGLIDAEYTAEEVSGIRAKGKKVQQVPDYDLNLAARYVQPLEDGMDLVGRAEWALTGQSYFDVGNTISQAPYSVVNLRLGLETPRWDLSAWVRNVFDEDYAQWGYVEASPRAAWYMGPPRTFGVRGRLKF, from the coding sequence ATGCGCCCGATCGTGGTCGGGATCTGGGCCGCGACGGCCGTGATGGCCGGCGGTCCGGCGGCGATGCCGGCGCAGGCGCAGGCGCTGGCCGATCCCGCGGCGGCCCGGCCCCTGAACTTTCCGGCCCGGCCGCTGGGCGAGGCGCTGGCCGATCTGGGGGCACAGACCGGTTTCGAGGTGGTCTATCCCACAGACCTCGTCGCCGGCCGGGTCTCGGCGGCCGTGCAGGGGGTGATGACCCCCGCCGAGGCCCTTGAACGCATGCTGGCCGGCACCGGGCTTGAAGCGGTGGCGGTTGCCGGCGGCGGCACCACCCTCAGGCCGGTGAGCGGCGGCACGCCCGCGGCGGTGACGCTGGAGGCGCTGACCGTGACCGCCCAGAAACGGGAGCAGACCCCCGACGAGGTGCCCTTCGCCATGACCGTGCTGCCGCGGGTGGAGCTGGAAGAGGCCGGGGTCGAAGCCGTCGGCGACCTGTCGCGGGTGGTTCCGGGCGTCGAGATTGCCGACAATGTGCAATCGCGGCGCTACAGCACCTTCACCATCCGTGGCCTGGGCGACCGCACCTTCAACCCGGATTCCGCCTCGGTCGGCGTCTATGTCGACGAGGTGTTCCGGCCGGTGACCGCGGCGGAAATGGACCTGCTGGATGTCGAGCAGGTCGAGGTGCTGAAAGGGCCGCAGGGCACGCTTTACGGCCGCAATTCGATCGGCGGCGCGATCAACGTCACCACCCGCGCCCCGTCGATGACCGGCACCGAAGCCGAGATGGAGCTGGGCGTCGGCGATTATGCGGCAAAGGAGGCGCGGCTCTATCTGGGGGCGCCGCTGGTCCGCGACAGGCTGGCCGGCAGCGTGACCGTGGCGATGCGCGATCGCGACGGCTATGTCGACAACATCGCGCCGGGCAAGGGCGAACTTGATCCGCTGCGCAGCGAAGCGGTGCGCCTGAAGCTGGTCGCCACCCCCAATGACCGGCTGCGGCTGGAACCGGTGATCGCCTACACCAACGAGACCGGCGGCTCGCCCCTGCCGCTGCTGTCGACGGGCCTGCCCGGCCGGCGCGAGATCTATGACGAGGGGGATTTCCGCTCGGTCAGGGAGCGGACCGATCTGTCGCTGCGGGCGTCCTGGCAGGCGAGCGACGATCTGGAGCTGACCTCGATCACCGCCTTCGCCCGCACCCGCGACGTGCTGGAGACATCCAACGCCACCGCCGGTTTCGGCCGGCTGCCCGGCTCTTACGGCGACGAGGCGGAGCGGACGAAGGAAGTCTCGCAGGAAATCCGGCTCGCCACCCCCGATGACGGCCGGCCGGTCTACTGGACGCTGGGCGGCACCTGGTACCGGACCAGCTATGACAACCGGTACGACTATTACGACGTCTTCGACACCTATACCAGCCAGACGATCACCGCGGCCGATTACGACATCGAAGGCTATGCCGCCTTCGCCGATGTCGCCTGGCGGGCGACGGAGCGGCTGACCTTCACCCTGGGCGGGCGCTACACCCACGAGGAGAAGGAGCTGACCCTGGACGATTACGGCAGCTATTTCGGCCTGGAAGGCCGGGCGATCGAGCATCAGCAGGGCAGTTTCGTCGCTTTCAGCCCCGCGGTTTCGGCGCGCTATGCCGTCACCTCCGACATCACCGCCTATGCCCGCATCGCCCATGGCTTCAAGCCGGGCGGCTTCGTGGTCTACGGGCTGGGCGATCCCATCGCCGGCACGAAGAACACCGGCTTCGCCTCGGAGAGCGCGGTCACCTATGAAATCGGCATGAAGAGCCATCTTCTCGACCAGCGGCTGGATCTGGATGTGGCGCTCTATCACAGCGACGTCTCGGACCAGCAGTACCAGACCTATGACGGCGCCACGCTGCAATTCCTCTACGACAATGCCGATGTCCGGATCTGGGGTGCCGAGGTTCAGGCCCGCGCCTGGATCACCGACCGGTTCGACGTTTCGGCGTCGCTGGGGCTGATCGATGCCGAATACACCGCCGAGGAGGTGTCGGGCATCCGGGCCAAGGGCAAGAAGGTTCAGCAGGTGCCGGATTACGACCTGAACCTGGCGGCCCGCTATGTCCAGCCGCTGGAAGACGGGATGGATCTGGTCGGCCGGGCCGAATGGGCGCTGACGGGGCAGAGCTATTTCGATGTCGGCAACACCATCTCGCAGGCGCCCTATTCGGTGGTCAATCTGCGGCTTGGGCTTGAAACCCCGCGCTGGGACCTGTCGGCCTGGGTCCGCAACGTCTTCGACGAGGATTACGCCCAGTGGGGCTATGTCGAGGCGTCGCCCCGCGCGGCCTGGTATATGGGCCCGCCCCGGACCTTCGGTGTCCGCGGCCGGCTGAAGTTCTGA
- a CDS encoding SH3 domain-containing protein, whose protein sequence is MKRRSQTKWMGRTGAAGRAGLVAVTVAALAMQGCVTTGVRSTYSDPADACSARREPLIQMVEQFNEPIVKGALIGAGTGAAAGAGLSYANTGKVNPLAMAGGALAGAVLGAGAGYLEARRQQVKTASELQAAVDADAREYGARSNALRNAITTLYDCRRSQIAKVADQFRTGVMAGPQARGELERIRQAIAADDELLNKALGTSASRVDEIASARASAGGYASTDAYLGQAASWTPVVEWVDPDAATPMAATTMYARGSVNVRSGPSTGHGVIAGLSQGQQVRVTGRAGKGGSWAEVQTGGQTGYVLASLLADRPVVSAPVQAPAVKEVEAPAASLTPARAVIVNAPPVAENPAQAMVLEQRQTEGMARSEVARTMEDLNHAMNLVS, encoded by the coding sequence ATGAAGCGACGCAGTCAGACGAAGTGGATGGGGCGGACGGGCGCCGCGGGGCGCGCCGGCCTGGTGGCGGTGACGGTTGCCGCCCTGGCGATGCAGGGCTGCGTGACCACGGGGGTGCGCAGCACCTATAGCGACCCGGCCGATGCCTGTTCGGCACGGCGCGAGCCGTTGATTCAGATGGTCGAGCAGTTCAACGAGCCGATCGTGAAGGGGGCACTGATCGGGGCCGGCACCGGTGCGGCGGCGGGTGCCGGCCTCTCCTATGCCAATACCGGCAAGGTCAATCCGCTGGCCATGGCGGGTGGTGCTTTGGCCGGCGCGGTGCTCGGCGCCGGGGCCGGATATCTGGAGGCCAGGCGGCAGCAGGTGAAGACCGCGAGCGAGCTGCAGGCGGCGGTGGATGCCGATGCCCGGGAATACGGGGCGCGCAGCAATGCGCTGCGCAACGCCATCACCACGCTCTACGACTGTCGGCGCAGCCAGATTGCAAAGGTCGCCGATCAGTTCCGCACGGGCGTGATGGCCGGACCGCAGGCGAGGGGAGAGCTGGAGCGCATCCGCCAGGCCATCGCGGCCGATGACGAGCTGCTGAACAAGGCGCTGGGCACCTCGGCCTCGCGGGTGGATGAGATCGCCTCGGCCCGCGCCAGTGCCGGCGGCTATGCCAGTACCGATGCCTATCTGGGCCAGGCGGCCAGCTGGACGCCGGTGGTGGAATGGGTCGATCCCGATGCGGCGACCCCGATGGCTGCGACCACCATGTATGCCCGCGGCAGCGTGAATGTCCGCAGCGGCCCGTCGACCGGCCATGGCGTGATCGCCGGCCTGAGCCAGGGCCAGCAGGTGCGGGTGACCGGCCGTGCCGGCAAGGGCGGCAGCTGGGCCGAAGTGCAGACCGGCGGCCAGACCGGCTATGTCCTGGCCTCGCTTCTGGCCGACCGGCCGGTGGTCTCGGCCCCGGTGCAGGCCCCGGCCGTGAAGGAGGTCGAGGCCCCCGCAGCCTCGCTGACCCCCGCCAGGGCGGTGATCGTGAACGCCCCGCCGGTGGCCGAGAATCCCGCCCAGGCGATGGTTCTTGAACAGCGGCAGACCGAGGGGATGGCCCGGAGCGAGGTGGCACGCACCATGGAGGATCTCAACCATGCGATGAATCTCGTCTCCTGA
- a CDS encoding ABC transporter ATP-binding protein: protein MSAAPVFHLQGVVAERRSGRAVFEVEIAEMSLAPGEVVAVTGASGCGKSTLLDILAFILPPLRVETGFVFRPRVGPPVDVAALARRRGLDRLTALRRRHVGYVPQVGGLLPYLDVRRNVMLSPALLGQRRVAEVLALIDRLGITPQLDKCPADLSVGERQRVAIARALAHGPDVVIADEPTAALDPENADLVLSLFVDEARRNGVTAIIATHDWDRVDRLGLRRIPHAMVPTEREGVVRARFGT, encoded by the coding sequence ATGTCGGCTGCGCCGGTGTTCCACCTGCAGGGTGTGGTTGCAGAGCGTCGCTCGGGCCGGGCGGTGTTCGAGGTGGAGATCGCTGAGATGTCGCTGGCCCCGGGAGAGGTGGTGGCGGTCACCGGCGCCAGCGGCTGCGGCAAGAGCACGCTGCTCGACATCCTGGCCTTCATTCTGCCGCCGCTGAGGGTGGAGACGGGCTTCGTGTTCAGGCCGCGCGTCGGCCCGCCGGTCGATGTCGCCGCCCTGGCCCGTCGCCGGGGGCTGGACCGGTTGACCGCCCTGCGCCGGCGCCATGTCGGATATGTGCCGCAGGTGGGCGGCCTGCTGCCCTATCTGGACGTGCGCCGCAATGTGATGCTGAGCCCGGCCCTGCTGGGCCAGCGGCGCGTGGCCGAGGTTCTGGCCCTGATCGACCGGTTGGGCATCACCCCGCAGCTGGACAAGTGCCCGGCCGACCTGTCGGTGGGGGAACGCCAGCGCGTGGCGATCGCCCGGGCACTGGCCCATGGCCCGGATGTGGTGATCGCCGACGAGCCGACGGCGGCGCTGGACCCCGAGAATGCCGATCTGGTGTTGAGCCTGTTCGTCGACGAGGCGCGCCGCAACGGCGTGACCGCGATTATCGCCACCCATGACTGGGATCGCGTGGACCGGTTGGGGCTGCGGCGCATTCCACATGCCATGGTCCCCACCGAACGGGAGGGGGTGGTGCGCGCCCGGTTCGGAACATGA
- a CDS encoding ATP-binding cassette domain-containing protein, translating into MGAVTHAFRLLRRLLAFAGGRRYRLWLAVGLAALAAITGLAPAVAVGRAVAIAADPDAMAATGLAGPVLLLILAMPARWILMLAASGLSHAVAYDVIHGFRLAVVEALGRLPLARIGAEGSGALRKALHEDLDRIELVVGHQTVDAAGAVAAPLAAVALIAWIDPVMALAAVVTLPVAVWFQKAMWRGIDDVVLRYVMAAAAMNGAVVEHIRGMAVVKSVAGRGGSVGGTAAKVRAYGAAMTAMGAAITGRWTGFRVALGAGLAVMLPVALWRHAAGAITLPDMVLVLMAGIGIAQPLLALTTLASLLKLLEAGLAAPLALIDTPVAAGRRDLPAGLEPRLRYQSVGLDRGGRAVLDDVCVEVPPGGFVALVGPSGAGKTSLAEMAARFTDPDRGRVTIGGVDLAGLEPEAVGQLVSILTQEVQLLNDSAAGNLRLARPEATPAEMAAAARAAGIHEVIMRLPEGYDTPLGERGQRLSGGERQRLALARALLREAPVLVLDEATAHADPETEAAILAALRRLRGRTTILVVAHRLATIADADRIVVLAGGRVADQGRHDELLARCPLYAEMWRTETAARGWRLRARDGMARDGMARDGAASDGMARDGAASDGMAGEGEGRP; encoded by the coding sequence ATGGGCGCGGTGACGCATGCGTTCCGGCTGCTCCGCCGCCTGCTGGCTTTTGCCGGCGGGCGGCGCTATCGGTTGTGGCTGGCGGTGGGGCTGGCGGCCCTGGCCGCGATCACCGGGCTTGCGCCCGCGGTCGCGGTGGGCCGGGCGGTGGCGATCGCGGCAGACCCTGACGCCATGGCCGCGACCGGCCTGGCCGGCCCGGTGCTGCTGTTGATCCTGGCCATGCCCGCGCGCTGGATCCTGATGCTGGCGGCAAGCGGCCTGTCGCATGCCGTCGCCTATGACGTGATCCACGGCTTCCGGCTGGCGGTGGTCGAGGCGCTGGGCCGGCTGCCGCTGGCCCGGATCGGCGCCGAGGGCTCGGGCGCCCTGCGCAAGGCGCTGCACGAGGATCTGGACCGGATCGAGCTGGTGGTCGGCCATCAGACGGTCGACGCGGCCGGCGCCGTTGCCGCCCCCCTGGCGGCGGTGGCGCTGATCGCCTGGATCGACCCGGTGATGGCGCTGGCCGCCGTGGTCACCCTGCCGGTGGCCGTCTGGTTCCAGAAGGCGATGTGGCGCGGCATCGACGATGTGGTGCTGCGCTATGTGATGGCGGCCGCGGCGATGAACGGCGCCGTGGTCGAACATATCCGCGGCATGGCGGTGGTGAAATCGGTCGCCGGGCGGGGCGGTTCGGTGGGCGGGACCGCCGCGAAGGTGCGAGCTTATGGCGCGGCCATGACCGCCATGGGGGCCGCGATCACCGGCCGCTGGACCGGCTTTCGCGTGGCGCTGGGGGCCGGGCTTGCGGTCATGCTGCCGGTGGCGCTGTGGCGCCATGCGGCGGGCGCCATCACCCTGCCCGACATGGTGCTGGTGCTGATGGCCGGGATCGGCATCGCGCAGCCGCTGCTGGCCCTGACCACGCTCGCCTCTCTGCTCAAGCTGCTGGAGGCGGGGCTGGCGGCACCGCTGGCGCTGATCGACACGCCGGTCGCCGCCGGGCGGCGCGACCTGCCGGCGGGGCTGGAGCCGCGGCTCCGCTACCAGTCGGTCGGGCTGGACCGGGGCGGACGGGCGGTGCTCGACGATGTCTGCGTCGAGGTGCCGCCCGGCGGTTTCGTGGCCCTGGTGGGGCCGAGCGGCGCCGGCAAGACCAGCCTGGCCGAAATGGCCGCGCGCTTCACCGACCCCGATCGCGGCCGGGTGACGATCGGCGGCGTGGATCTGGCCGGGCTGGAGCCCGAGGCGGTGGGGCAGCTGGTGTCGATCCTGACCCAGGAGGTGCAGCTGCTGAACGACAGTGCCGCCGGCAATCTGCGCCTGGCCCGCCCGGAGGCGACCCCGGCGGAGATGGCCGCGGCCGCGCGCGCCGCCGGCATTCACGAGGTGATCATGCGCCTGCCCGAGGGCTACGACACGCCGCTGGGCGAACGCGGCCAGCGGCTGTCGGGCGGAGAGCGCCAGCGCCTGGCGCTGGCCCGGGCCCTGCTGCGCGAGGCACCGGTGCTGGTGCTGGACGAGGCGACGGCCCATGCCGACCCCGAGACCGAGGCGGCGATCCTGGCGGCGCTTCGCCGCCTGCGCGGGCGCACGACCATCCTTGTGGTCGCCCATCGCCTGGCCACCATCGCCGATGCCGACCGGATCGTGGTGCTGGCGGGCGGCCGGGTGGCCGATCAGGGCCGGCATGACGAATTGCTGGCGCGCTGCCCGCTTTATGCGGAGATGTGGCGGACGGAGACGGCGGCGCGCGGCTGGCGGTTGCGGGCCAGAGACGGGATGGCCAGAGACGGGATGGCCAGAGACGGGGCGGCCAGCGACGGGATGGCCAGAGACGGGGCGGCCAGCGACGGGATGGCCGGAGAGGGGGAGGGCCGGCCATGA